The genome window GATCCGCGTTTATCAAAATGAGTTATCGGGCGGCGGGACGGAACAAAGCAGCTTGTTTTAAGCGAGTTCCCGGTTCAAATCCGCCGGTTATTTGGTAAAGCCGGCCAGCAGGTCTTTCTGCCAGTTTTCCCAATGCCCCGCTTTTACGTAGTCGCTAATGGGCTTTTTGTATTTATCCTGCGCGTAAATGTACTTCAGTATATCTGTTGCCGGGCCGCTTAAACGGTCATTCGGGTTCAATATCGCATCAACCAGGTTTTCTGTAAGTTCATTATCAAACCAGTTCAGGCGCTTCAATGCCATCATGGCCCCGGTGCGGGTCCTGAACTCGTAAGATCCGCTGGTAAGCTTCACCAGGTCGGTAGCATATTGAGTTTTGTTCTCCGCTAAGAAACTCAGTTCAAGCCATTTGATCAGTACATTCTTATCCTGGTTGCCTTCAATTCCCCGGGTCGTTTTCAGGTAGGTTTCCATCTTTGCCGGTTGTGCAACGGAAAGCTTTTGCAGTGCCGTTTCTATAATGCTGTATGACGAATCGGACAGCATGGCTTCAACACCGGGTAATAATGCGGCGGTATGCAGGTTCGCGCGTGCAAGCGCAGCCTTTCTTACATTAACATCCGCATCAGCAAATGCTGCTTTAAACAGCGAAATGCTCCCGGCTGAAGTATCAGCGGCCAGTTGCGAAAGCACTTCGTTTTTAATCGGGTAAAACTTCTCGTGATGGTAAATAGCTAAAAGCGCTTCCCGTTTTTTGTCGGGAGTTGTATTTCGCATGGCGGAAACAGCATCATACCGATCCATGAATTGATCAGCACCGTTTGCCTGAGCCTGTAACATGGAAAATGGCTTTGCAAAGCTTACGGTTTTAAGCACTTCGCTTCCCGGGTCGAACAATACGAACGCCAGTTTACCATGGCCGGATGAAGGAATTCTGATCACCTCTGTTTGCTGCTGGATCCAATACTGTTTACGTACTACAGCGTGATCCTCATAGTGCAGTTCTATCCAAACGGGCATCTTAAACAGCCCTTTACTATATCCGGTTAAAGAGGTTGGTTCCTGTGTTTGAGCTACCACAAGTTCGGTTTGTGATGTCTGCTCGTCTAAAGTAACATGGTAATGTGGTTCACCGCCGCGGTACAGCCACTCATCCCAAAACCATTCCAGCTGCATGCCGGTACTCTCCTCAAAAGCATTCAACAGGTCGTGCGAATCCACATTCTGGTAGGGATGCTGATCCAGGTAGTGTTTAATCGCTTTGTTATAAGCTTCGCGGCCCCCTACCACATATTTAAGCATATTCAGTACGTAAGCGCCTTTCCCGTAGATAAAAGTGCCGCCGGCATTGCTGTGGGCTATCCCAAACTTATTGCGCTGTGCCTCGTCAATTGCCGCGTTTCCATTGCCCCTGCGCGACCATGCAAAGTAATCTTCACCAAATACCTCGCGCTCAAACAATTGGTCATAATAAGTGGCAAAGCTTTCCTGCAGCCATTGGTGGGCATCGCTCTTGGCCGTAACATAGTCGCCAAACCATTGGTGTGCAAGTTCGTGCGCATCAACTGCAACATAAGTGCGGTCCAGGGCTTGTCGTGCGTCAGACACATAAAAATCACCGAATATAGTAGCAGTGGTATTTTCCATGGCCCCGAACATGTAATCCTGAACGGGTATTTGCGAGTAGCTTTCCCAGGGGTACTTTAAGCCGATCTCCTTCTCGTAAAAATCAACCATTGCGGCAGCATATTTATAGGTTGGCTCAACCCGGTTTGCCCAATCAGGATAATAATAGAGGTGCATCGGCACGCCTGACGCCGAATGTGTTTCCTTGATATTATACTGACCAATGCCCAGCATAATCAGGTAAGGCGCCTGCGGGTGACTGATCAGGTAGTGCCAGGTATTGGTGCCATCTGTATTGTTTTTAACGTTTAAAAGCTTTCCGTTAGATAACACCTTATATCCTTTATCAAACGTAACCAGCATTTCAGAAACTATCTTATCGTTGCGGTCATCGTACATCGGGATCCAGTACCTGTTATCGGTAGCTTCGCCCTGGCTCCATACCTGTTTCCGGCTCAGGTTGTTTTTATCGTTCCAGCCGATAAAATAAAGCCCGCGGCGCGGATTGGCTTCGTAAGTTATGGTTAAACTGTCTGTTTGGTTCCAGTGTAAGGGTTTTTCGGGAAGAATAGTAATGCCCGCGCTGTCGGCATGGTATTTAACCGGTTTGCCATTAAGCAGTACCTTTTGATAGGTCATTTTTATACCGTCAAGGTAGATGGAATCTACCGTGGGGCGCAGCGGCGTAAAATAGTGTGTTACCGTGCCGCTGATGTGCGAGGCAGCGGGTTGTAATGCAAGCTGTAAGCGCAGCCGCGTGAAATTAACATTATGGTCCCTGGGGGCAAACCCTTCATCGTCGGCGTAACTTTTTGTGGGGATTTGTGCCAGCGAGCGGCCGGCGAAAGCGCATAGCAATGCCAGGAGAAACATTTTCTTCATTATCGATCAGTTAATAGCGTTATCAGGCGCTGAAGGTATTACTATTTTTTCAGCCGTGCAGCTATCAGTCTGTAATTTTATGGAGACGGAAATCCCGCTGTAATTCCTGTGTTATTTCCTTATTTCATAATGAAGTTCCACCATCCCGCTTTTATAGGCGGTTACGTTTTTAAGGTGTAGTGCCTGTTCCGGTATCATTTGGTCGAAAAAGCGTAATCCATCGCCCAAAATAATGGGTAAAACTGACAGCCGTATTTCATCGGCCAGGTTTAAGCGGATAAAATCCATGGCAAGTTCAGCGCCGCCAACCAGCCAAACATTTTTATACTTTGGTTTCAGGCGGTCGTACACCAGTTGGTGCAGGTCGCCCGAATACATTTCAACATTCTGCCTGTCAACCGGGAGCTTTCGGTGGGTGAGTACAATAACCGGCACCTCCCCGTAAGGCCACCCGTACGATTTTGAAAGTTCCAGCGCGAGTTCATAGGTGCGGGAACCCATTACGTAGCAGTCTATTGTTTGCAGAAATGCGGCTGCATCCTGTTCCGTAACATTAACGCCTTGCTCATAGTGGTCGGCTGTTTCAAACCATGAAACGCTGTTGTCTTTTTTGGCGATATAGCCGTCAAGACTCGAAACCATGTGGATCGTTATTTTGGATAGATCTGCCGCCATATTAGTTAAATGATCGTCTGAATTCCAATGGGGAAAGGTTTGTTTTTGTCTTGAACAATTTACTAAAAGATTGCGGATGTTCAAAGCCCAGCTTGTATGCAACCTCACTTACCGACAGGCTGGTAGCTGATAATTTCTCTTTTGCTTTTTCTATCAGTTTATGGTGAATGTGCTGCTGTGCATTTTGCCCGGTCATGGAACGCAGCATATCACTTAAATAACTTGGCGAGATATTTAAATTTTCCGAAAGGTATTGAACCGTGGGGATTCCCTGGTTTAAGGATTTTTCGTTCTCAAAGTATCCGTCTAAAACATCTTCCAGCTTCTGTAACAGGTCATTGCTTACTGCTTTGCGGGTAATAAACTGGCGCTTGTAAAAGCGGTTAGCATAATTTAACAGCAACTCAATTTGGGAAATGATCACATCCTGGCTAAAATCATCAATCCGGCTGTTCAACTCCTCTTCAATAATTTTGAAAATGGAAAAAATAGTTGCCTTTTCCTTATCCGACAGGTGCAGGGCCTCATTAGCCGCATAAGAGAAGAAACCATATTGTTTGACCTTTTTTGCCAATGGATAATTCCACAAAAAGTCCGGGTGGATCAATAAGGTATATTGCGAGCAGATCTCTCCATCATTATTGCCGTGGTTGCCAATAACCTGGTTAGGTGCGGCAAATAACAGGCCGCCTTCATCAAAATCATAATAATCCTGGCCATACTTTAACTTGCCGCCCAGGCTTGGCTTGTAGGAGATCTTGTAAAAATGCAATACATTAGATTGGGGCATATTTGATAAAATGAGGCGGTTGGTTGCCCCATCTACAAGGCTGATCAACGGATGTGCGGGCGCAGGCAAACCAAAGGCCCGGTGCATATCTGTTAACGATTCCATATTAACATGGCTGTTCTCTTCCTTTTTCATTTATTAAAGTTAAAGCAATTATACCCGGCAATGCATCTCATTACCGGGTATGATTAATTGTTTACCTAAAGATTACTTTGGAGTACCCTGCGCCGCTGCAGAAACAGCATCCCATTCTTCCCAGCTTGCCATCCTTTCGGCATAGGCGGTGCGCACCCATGGCAAATTATTGCTGCCCAAATTAATCCGCAAAGGCGGGTTTTCAGCATCCACTACTTTAAAGATCGCTTCAGCGGTTGCATTTGGGTCCCCCCTTTCCATGCTTCTTAAATTGCCGAAAAACTGCGTTTTAAAGTTTTCGTAAATGTCCATGCCTGGTGCGAACTTTAACGACTCCTGGCTCCCGAACTCGGTGGCATAAGCGCCCGGCTCAATAATGGTTACGTTAATTCCAAACTGTTTAACTTCCAGGGCTAAGCTTTCGTGAATGGCCTCGAATGCCCATTTTGACGAACAGTAATAGCCGATAACCGGCAGCGTTACATGGCCAAGGTTGCTTGACGTACCCAAAATATGGCCGCCGCCCTGCTTGCGCAGCAAGGGCAGTGCTGCCTGGATTACCGCCATTGCGCCAAAGATGTTGGTTGCATACATCGCCTTTACATCATCCGCGCTGGCCTCCTCAATGGTGCCCACCAGCGAATAGCCTGCATTGTTGAGCACAATGTCCAGCCGCCCGAAATGGGCATGCGCCTGCGCCACTGCGGCTTTTACCTGCTCGGGCCGGGTTACGTCCAGCTCCAGGGTAAGCACATTGTCGCCGTACTTTTCCTTAAGGTTGGCTATGCTTTCCAGCCTGCGGGCTGTTGCGGCCACTTTATCGCCGCGCTTCAGGGCAGCATCGGCCCAAACCCGTCCAAACCCACGGGACGTGCCCGTGATAAACCAGACTTTATGAGCCGGTGCAGCAGCGCCGGTGCCTGAAATTCCATGTTGATTTTCCATATTTAATATTAAAAATTATTAACACCGCAAAGGTGGGCAACCGACAATGGGCGTACGTAGCCTAACCGGGGATTTTTGTAGGCAAAATGAGAAAGGCAGCAAAATATGGCTGTGGAGCGTTCCACTTTTAAACACGGAACACCCGGAACAAAGTGAAACATATTGACTATCAAATACTTAACCATTTATTGAGAACTATATCGATGTAAATTATTGATAATCAATATGTTTCACCAATCACTAAATCAAAGCAAAAGAGTTTGGCGGCAATTTCCTGCCTCAGCAGGGGCTCTCGCAGAGGAGCCTGCGTCATGGTTTGCAGCATTTATTTGGAATGGGATAGATCGCTATCGAATACCTTCCATATTTCATTTAATCTCTTTAATAGGTCTCAAATTATCATTTGCGGCGACTGATGTTCAGTATCCTCCAATCTTTGTGTAAGATAATTTGATAGTTGGAAAAAAAAATAAGCCAAAACAGGAATTATCTATAAATATCAAAGAGCTTTCAAAACCCAAAAACAAATACTTTTTATATGCCATTAAAAAAAAAACTATTGAAATTGCTGCAACGCTTAACCTCCCCTATTTTATTACCCTACTGGTGGCAGGATGCCCTTTTGATGATCCCAAGATTGGTTTGCGGTTTCCTGTTGACTTCAAATTTTGGCGCGGCAAAATTTGGATTACCGTGGAGCCCTGCCGACAATAACCTTGGCTTTTTTGAGGTTGCATTTTGGTTTCCGCACGATGTAGCCCAATATGGTGGCATTTTTAAGCTGTTTCCCATATTCTTTGCATGGATGGGTGCCTTTAGCGAAGCTGTAGGGGGTATTTTTTTACTGCTGGGTTTGCAAACAAGGGTTTTCTCTTTTCTGATTTTTTGCACCATGATGGTAGCAATCTTTTTGCAGCAGTGGAGTAACGGCACCTGGAA of Mucilaginibacter xinganensis contains these proteins:
- a CDS encoding M1 family metallopeptidase, yielding MKKMFLLALLCAFAGRSLAQIPTKSYADDEGFAPRDHNVNFTRLRLQLALQPAASHISGTVTHYFTPLRPTVDSIYLDGIKMTYQKVLLNGKPVKYHADSAGITILPEKPLHWNQTDSLTITYEANPRRGLYFIGWNDKNNLSRKQVWSQGEATDNRYWIPMYDDRNDKIVSEMLVTFDKGYKVLSNGKLLNVKNNTDGTNTWHYLISHPQAPYLIMLGIGQYNIKETHSASGVPMHLYYYPDWANRVEPTYKYAAAMVDFYEKEIGLKYPWESYSQIPVQDYMFGAMENTTATIFGDFYVSDARQALDRTYVAVDAHELAHQWFGDYVTAKSDAHQWLQESFATYYDQLFEREVFGEDYFAWSRRGNGNAAIDEAQRNKFGIAHSNAGGTFIYGKGAYVLNMLKYVVGGREAYNKAIKHYLDQHPYQNVDSHDLLNAFEESTGMQLEWFWDEWLYRGGEPHYHVTLDEQTSQTELVVAQTQEPTSLTGYSKGLFKMPVWIELHYEDHAVVRKQYWIQQQTEVIRIPSSGHGKLAFVLFDPGSEVLKTVSFAKPFSMLQAQANGADQFMDRYDAVSAMRNTTPDKKREALLAIYHHEKFYPIKNEVLSQLAADTSAGSISLFKAAFADADVNVRKAALARANLHTAALLPGVEAMLSDSSYSIIETALQKLSVAQPAKMETYLKTTRGIEGNQDKNVLIKWLELSFLAENKTQYATDLVKLTSGSYEFRTRTGAMMALKRLNWFDNELTENLVDAILNPNDRLSGPATDILKYIYAQDKYKKPISDYVKAGHWENWQKDLLAGFTK
- a CDS encoding dihydrofolate reductase family protein, with protein sequence MAADLSKITIHMVSSLDGYIAKKDNSVSWFETADHYEQGVNVTEQDAAAFLQTIDCYVMGSRTYELALELSKSYGWPYGEVPVIVLTHRKLPVDRQNVEMYSGDLHQLVYDRLKPKYKNVWLVGGAELAMDFIRLNLADEIRLSVLPIILGDGLRFFDQMIPEQALHLKNVTAYKSGMVELHYEIRK
- a CDS encoding helix-turn-helix domain-containing protein; amino-acid sequence: MKKEENSHVNMESLTDMHRAFGLPAPAHPLISLVDGATNRLILSNMPQSNVLHFYKISYKPSLGGKLKYGQDYYDFDEGGLLFAAPNQVIGNHGNNDGEICSQYTLLIHPDFLWNYPLAKKVKQYGFFSYAANEALHLSDKEKATIFSIFKIIEEELNSRIDDFSQDVIISQIELLLNYANRFYKRQFITRKAVSNDLLQKLEDVLDGYFENEKSLNQGIPTVQYLSENLNISPSYLSDMLRSMTGQNAQQHIHHKLIEKAKEKLSATSLSVSEVAYKLGFEHPQSFSKLFKTKTNLSPLEFRRSFN
- a CDS encoding SDR family NAD(P)-dependent oxidoreductase yields the protein MENQHGISGTGAAAPAHKVWFITGTSRGFGRVWADAALKRGDKVAATARRLESIANLKEKYGDNVLTLELDVTRPEQVKAAVAQAHAHFGRLDIVLNNAGYSLVGTIEEASADDVKAMYATNIFGAMAVIQAALPLLRKQGGGHILGTSSNLGHVTLPVIGYYCSSKWAFEAIHESLALEVKQFGINVTIIEPGAYATEFGSQESLKFAPGMDIYENFKTQFFGNLRSMERGDPNATAEAIFKVVDAENPPLRINLGSNNLPWVRTAYAERMASWEEWDAVSAAAQGTPK
- a CDS encoding DoxX family protein codes for the protein MPLKKKLLKLLQRLTSPILLPYWWQDALLMIPRLVCGFLLTSNFGAAKFGLPWSPADNNLGFFEVAFWFPHDVAQYGGIFKLFPIFFAWMGAFSEAVGGIFLLLGLQTRVFSFLIFCTMMVAIFLQQWSNGTWNTLPALGFGWVSLFTMVLGSGRFGLDHLISKKIKA